From the Bacteroidota bacterium genome, one window contains:
- a CDS encoding IS110 family transposase, giving the protein MKKQKMEMDIINQHCAGIDIGSKSHFVAIGQELTDVKEFGVYADDLTAICMHLKQHGITSVAMESTGNYWQNLFVELIKHGMDVTLCNGKFTKNIKGKKTDVKDARWIQKLHSIGLLTGSFLPDDVTQTLRTYCRQRANWIELSAQASHKMQKYLKLLNFRLDVVVRDICGLTGLAIIADICKGNLDPEKLSELRHGNCKKSKEEIAKALKGNNRTDYLFGLKQEYESYLFFQKKTDACDVEITKFLKVQINTHPEMKKLKTDNKPHKRINKNSIKGIDLNQASYQYFGGVDLMKIEGINHSTIMSIMSEVGPGGFEMFPTAKHFTSWLRLAPNNKISGGKLLSSKTPKGSNRLKIAFRNAANAIGNLKDTHLSDFFKRVAYKKGRTVAVSATARKLAVIIWTIITKKVSYKPPTEYLFLDQKRKLKLVERIKKQITKFDLKPDDVGFVID; this is encoded by the coding sequence ATGAAAAAACAAAAAATGGAAATGGACATTATCAATCAGCATTGTGCAGGTATTGATATTGGCAGCAAGTCGCACTTTGTTGCCATCGGGCAGGAACTCACCGATGTAAAAGAGTTTGGAGTGTATGCTGATGATTTAACTGCTATCTGTATGCATTTAAAGCAGCATGGAATTACTTCGGTAGCTATGGAATCAACAGGCAACTATTGGCAGAATTTGTTTGTTGAACTTATCAAGCACGGCATGGATGTTACGCTGTGTAATGGAAAATTCACAAAAAATATTAAAGGAAAAAAGACGGATGTCAAAGATGCACGATGGATTCAGAAGCTGCATTCGATCGGACTGCTTACAGGAAGTTTTTTGCCCGATGATGTTACCCAAACTCTTCGCACCTACTGCCGTCAAAGAGCCAATTGGATTGAGTTGAGTGCCCAAGCATCACACAAAATGCAGAAGTATTTAAAGTTGCTCAACTTTCGTTTAGATGTGGTAGTACGTGATATTTGCGGACTCACCGGCCTTGCCATCATAGCCGACATTTGCAAAGGAAATCTCGACCCCGAAAAACTATCAGAACTCCGACATGGCAATTGCAAAAAATCTAAAGAGGAAATTGCAAAGGCTTTAAAAGGAAACAATCGTACTGATTATCTTTTTGGACTGAAGCAAGAATATGAAAGCTATTTGTTCTTTCAGAAAAAAACCGATGCCTGTGATGTGGAGATAACTAAATTTTTAAAAGTACAAATCAACACGCACCCTGAAATGAAGAAATTAAAAACAGATAACAAGCCTCATAAACGCATCAACAAAAATTCAATAAAGGGAATTGATTTAAACCAGGCATCGTATCAATATTTTGGCGGTGTTGACCTGATGAAAATTGAAGGTATTAATCATTCAACCATTATGAGCATCATGAGTGAAGTTGGCCCGGGCGGGTTTGAAATGTTTCCTACGGCAAAACATTTTACTTCATGGCTGCGCCTTGCTCCAAACAACAAAATAAGTGGTGGCAAATTATTAAGTTCAAAAACTCCTAAAGGAAGTAACAGGTTGAAAATTGCTTTTCGTAATGCAGCCAATGCAATTGGCAATTTGAAAGACACCCACCTGTCTGATTTTTTCAAAAGAGTAGCATACAAAAAAGGACGGACAGTTGCTGTAAGCGCCACTGCAAGAAAACTTGCAGTAATTATCTGGACCATAATTACAAAAAAGGTAAGCTATAAACCACCAACGGAATACTTATTCTTAGATCAGAAAAGAAAACTAAAACTTGTAGAACGTATAAAGAAACAAATCACTAAGTTTGACCTCAAACCTGATGACGTTGGCTTTGTAATTGACTAA
- a CDS encoding DUF808 domain-containing protein, which translates to MASGFFAILDDIAALMDDVAINAKLATKKTAGILGDDLAVNAEKSTGFVSSREIPVLWAITKGSFINKLIIVPVTLLLNIFLPAAIIVILIIGGFYLAFEGVEKIAEYFFHKNQPAKQTEAGEIKQDAELEKVKIKSAITTDFILSVEIVIIALSTVLNKDLTVQILTISVVSIIATVGVYGIVMLVVRMDDFGFMLIAKSDKKGILNELGQLLVNALPIVIRIFSVVGTIALLLVSGGIFTHNIEYLHHILPKWPTIIKEFIFGILGGIIALVLIAIFKIFFRYFKKLI; encoded by the coding sequence ATGGCCTCAGGTTTTTTTGCAATTTTAGACGACATCGCTGCATTGATGGATGACGTTGCCATTAACGCCAAGCTTGCTACAAAAAAAACAGCCGGAATACTTGGTGATGATTTGGCTGTTAATGCCGAAAAATCAACAGGCTTTGTATCATCCAGAGAAATTCCTGTTCTATGGGCTATTACAAAAGGTTCATTTATTAACAAGTTAATTATTGTGCCTGTAACTTTATTATTAAATATATTTTTACCGGCTGCCATCATAGTAATACTTATAATAGGAGGTTTTTACCTCGCATTTGAAGGTGTAGAAAAAATTGCAGAATACTTCTTTCATAAAAATCAACCTGCAAAGCAAACTGAAGCAGGAGAAATTAAACAAGATGCTGAATTGGAAAAAGTAAAAATAAAATCAGCTATAACCACCGATTTTATACTCTCTGTTGAAATAGTAATTATTGCTTTAAGTACAGTTTTAAATAAAGACCTAACTGTACAAATCTTAACCATATCAGTTGTTTCCATAATAGCTACTGTAGGTGTTTATGGCATTGTAATGCTGGTTGTTCGTATGGACGATTTTGGATTTATGCTGATTGCGAAATCTGATAAAAAAGGAATTTTAAACGAACTTGGTCAGTTATTGGTTAATGCCTTACCAATTGTTATCAGAATATTTTCGGTGGTAGGAACGATAGCATTATTACTTGTGTCTGGTGGTATATTTACGCACAACATTGAGTATTTGCACCATATTTTACCTAAGTGGCCAACCATTATAAAAGAATTTATTTTTGGCATACTA